The window TGCGGCCAAAGCACAAGATTTCACAGGCATTTTTGTTTACCTCAAAACTTCAACAGATACTTAACGACCAGCATCCTTTGTATAAGCTGGCATCGAGCATCGACTGGCAGACCATCGACAAACAACTGGCCTGCTGTTACAGCGAAGATATGGGACGGCCGGCCAATGCTACACGCTTGATGGTTGGGCTGCATTATCTCAAGCACACATACAACGAATCAGATGAATCCGTTATAGAACGATGGGTTGAGAATCCTTACTGGCAGTATTTCTGCGGATATGAGTACATGCAGCATCAATTTCCAATTCATCCGACAAGCATGGTTAAGTGGCGTCATCGCGTCGGTGCCGAAAGAATGGAAATTATGCTAAAAGAAACCTTATCAACAGCCATACGTGAAAAACAAATCAAACAAACAGATGCGTCCAAAATAATCGTTGATACCACTGTGCAGGAAAAAGCCATAGCTCATCCCACAGATGCAAGACTGTATCTCAAATCTATTTGCCGGTTAATAAAGCTTGCCAGGCAGAGAAATATCGACCTTCGCCAAAGTTATATTCGTGTCTCGAAAAGAGCGTTTTTCAGTCAAGGTCAATATGCTCGTGCAGGCCAATATAAACGTGCTGCCAAACAAACTAAGAAGCTCAAAACCTATCTGGGAAGGCTGATACGCGATATTATACGCAAGGCTGCCAATCCTGACCGGGAACTTGCATTGATGCTTGAACGCACATCCAA of the Planctomycetaceae bacterium genome contains:
- a CDS encoding IS5 family transposase, with the translated sequence MRPKHKISQAFLFTSKLQQILNDQHPLYKLASSIDWQTIDKQLACCYSEDMGRPANATRLMVGLHYLKHTYNESDESVIERWVENPYWQYFCGYEYMQHQFPIHPTSMVKWRHRVGAERMEIMLKETLSTAIREKQIKQTDASKIIVDTTVQEKAIAHPTDARLYLKSICRLIKLARQRNIDLRQSYIRVSKRAFFSQGQYARAGQYKRAAKQTKKLKTYLGRLIRDIIRKAANPDRELALMLERTSKIHSQKRDDRGKLYSLDAPEVECISKGKAHRRYEFGCKVSFSITHKNNWITSAAALHGNPYDGHTLSATVARSESNTQVKAAEVYVDRGYRGHDYAGLANVFKQDGKLKQLTQAIKKKLKRRSAIEPTIGHVKSDNRMDRNYLKGTAGDMINAILAAAGYNMRKLLTAFLSALLKIYEIFVRLAVHKAKVSVT